One window of the Burkholderia ubonensis subsp. mesacidophila genome contains the following:
- the dxs gene encoding 1-deoxy-D-xylulose-5-phosphate synthase, which yields MYDLLKTIDDPADLRRLDRRQLQPLADELRAFVLDSVSKTGGHLSSNLGTVELTIALHYVFNTPNDRIVWDVGHQTYPHKILTGRRDQMHSLRQLDGISGFPRRSESEYDTFGTAHSSTSISAALGMAIGSQLNGDDRFSIAVIGDGAMTAGMAFEAMNNAGVSEDAKLLVILNDNDMSISPPVGALNRHLARLMSGRFYAAARAGVERVLSVAPPVLELARKLEEHAKGMVVPATLFEEFGFNYIGPIDGHDLDSLIPTLQNIKELRGPQFLHVVTKKGQGYKLAEADPVLYHGPGKFNPAEGIKPSATPAKKTYTQVFGEWLCDEAERDSRVVGITPAMREGSGMVEFEKRFKDRYYDVGIAEQHAVTFAGGLATEGLKPVVAIYSTFLQRAYDQLIHDVALQNLPVVFAIDRSGLVGADGATHAGAYDLAFMRCIPNMTVMAPSDENECRQMLHTALLQPNPTAVRYPRGAGTGVATVKELTEIPLGKGEVRRQTSQPQGKRIAILAFGTMVAPSLVAAEELDATVANMRFVKPVDAALVRELAETHDALVTIEEGCVMGGAGSACVEALMESGVIRPVLQLGLPDRFIDHGDHAKLLSQCGLDGAGIAKSIRERFLDPAADVADQAKRVA from the coding sequence ATGTACGACTTGCTGAAAACTATCGACGATCCGGCCGACTTGCGCCGTCTCGATCGCCGCCAACTTCAACCGCTCGCCGACGAGCTGCGCGCGTTCGTCCTCGACAGCGTGTCGAAGACGGGCGGCCATCTGTCGTCCAACCTCGGGACGGTCGAGCTGACGATCGCGTTGCACTACGTGTTCAACACGCCGAACGACCGTATCGTCTGGGACGTGGGTCACCAGACCTATCCGCACAAGATCCTGACGGGCCGCCGCGACCAGATGCACTCGCTGCGCCAGCTCGACGGCATCTCGGGCTTCCCGCGCCGCTCGGAATCGGAATACGACACGTTCGGCACCGCGCACTCGAGCACGTCGATCTCGGCCGCGCTCGGCATGGCGATCGGCAGCCAGCTGAACGGCGACGACCGCTTTTCGATCGCGGTGATCGGCGATGGCGCGATGACCGCCGGCATGGCGTTCGAGGCGATGAACAACGCCGGCGTGAGCGAGGACGCGAAGCTGCTCGTGATCCTCAACGACAACGACATGTCGATCTCGCCGCCGGTCGGCGCGCTGAACCGTCATCTCGCCCGCCTGATGTCGGGCCGCTTCTATGCGGCTGCGCGCGCGGGCGTCGAGCGTGTGCTGAGCGTCGCGCCGCCGGTGCTCGAACTCGCGCGCAAGCTCGAGGAGCACGCGAAGGGCATGGTCGTGCCCGCGACGCTGTTCGAGGAGTTCGGTTTCAACTACATCGGGCCGATCGACGGTCACGATCTCGATTCGCTGATCCCGACGCTGCAGAACATCAAGGAACTGCGCGGTCCGCAATTCCTGCACGTCGTGACCAAGAAGGGGCAGGGCTACAAGCTGGCCGAGGCTGACCCGGTGCTGTACCACGGCCCGGGCAAGTTCAATCCGGCGGAAGGCATCAAGCCGTCGGCGACGCCCGCGAAGAAGACCTACACGCAAGTGTTCGGCGAATGGCTGTGCGACGAGGCCGAACGCGATTCGCGCGTCGTCGGCATCACGCCCGCGATGCGCGAAGGCTCGGGCATGGTCGAGTTCGAGAAGCGCTTCAAGGATCGTTACTACGACGTCGGCATCGCCGAGCAGCATGCGGTGACGTTCGCGGGCGGCCTCGCGACCGAAGGGCTGAAGCCCGTCGTCGCGATCTACTCGACGTTCCTGCAGCGCGCGTACGACCAGCTGATCCACGACGTCGCGCTGCAGAACTTGCCGGTCGTGTTCGCAATCGACCGCTCGGGCCTCGTCGGCGCGGACGGTGCGACGCACGCGGGCGCATACGACCTCGCGTTCATGCGCTGCATTCCGAACATGACGGTCATGGCGCCGTCCGACGAGAACGAATGCCGCCAGATGCTGCACACCGCGCTGCTGCAGCCGAACCCGACCGCGGTGCGCTATCCGCGCGGCGCGGGCACGGGCGTCGCGACGGTGAAGGAACTCACCGAGATCCCGCTGGGCAAGGGCGAAGTGCGTCGCCAAACGTCGCAGCCGCAAGGCAAGCGCATCGCGATCCTCGCGTTCGGCACGATGGTCGCGCCGTCGCTCGTCGCTGCCGAGGAGCTCGATGCGACCGTCGCGAACATGCGCTTCGTGAAGCCGGTCGACGCCGCGCTCGTGCGCGAGCTGGCTGAAACGCACGATGCGCTCGTCACGATCGAGGAAGGCTGCGTGATGGGCGGCGCGGGTTCCGCATGCGTCGAAGCCCTGATGGAGAGTGGGGTTATCCGACCCGTACTACAATTGGGCCTCCCTGACCGCTTCATCGATCACGGTGACCACGCGAAGCTGTTGTCGCAATGCGGCCTCGACGGCGCGGGCATCGCGAAATCGATTCGTGAACGCTTCCTGGATCCGGCGGCCGACGTCGCCGACCAGGCCAAGCGCGTCGCGTAA
- the folE2 gene encoding GTP cyclohydrolase FolE2 codes for MNQMNPAFVMPDVQSTVDTRQIPIQRVGVKAVRHPLTVRTESGDVQPSVGLWNLDVHLPAEQKGTHMSRFVALLEEHRAPLTTGLFRTMLASMLEKLEAEAGRIEVTFPYFVNKTAPVSGVQSLLDYEVTLAGESRGGATRLFLKVLVPVTSLCPCSKKISQYGAHNQRSHVTIDAELAADVPVEALIRMAEEEASCELWGLLKRPDEKFVTERAYENPKFVEDLVRDVAQRLDADERIVAYVLEAENFESIHNHSAYALIERDKRQAA; via the coding sequence ATGAACCAGATGAATCCCGCCTTCGTGATGCCCGACGTGCAGAGCACGGTGGATACCCGTCAGATTCCGATTCAGCGCGTGGGCGTGAAGGCGGTCCGGCATCCGTTGACGGTGCGCACGGAAAGCGGCGACGTGCAGCCTTCCGTCGGTCTCTGGAACCTCGACGTCCATCTGCCGGCCGAACAGAAGGGCACGCACATGTCGCGTTTCGTCGCGTTGCTCGAGGAGCATCGCGCGCCGCTGACGACCGGGCTGTTCCGCACGATGCTTGCGTCGATGCTGGAGAAGCTCGAAGCCGAAGCGGGCCGCATCGAGGTGACGTTCCCGTATTTCGTGAACAAGACGGCGCCCGTGTCGGGCGTGCAGAGTCTGCTGGACTACGAAGTGACGCTCGCGGGCGAAAGCCGCGGCGGCGCGACCCGGCTGTTCCTGAAGGTGCTGGTGCCGGTCACGAGCCTGTGCCCGTGCTCGAAGAAGATCTCGCAGTACGGCGCGCACAATCAGCGCTCGCACGTGACGATCGATGCCGAACTCGCGGCGGACGTGCCGGTCGAGGCGCTGATCCGGATGGCCGAGGAAGAGGCGTCGTGCGAACTTTGGGGGCTGCTGAAGCGTCCGGACGAGAAGTTCGTCACCGAGCGCGCGTACGAGAACCCGAAGTTCGTCGAGGACTTGGTGCGCGATGTCGCGCAGCGGCTCGATGCCGACGAGCGCATCGTGGCCTACGTGCTCGAAGCGGAGAACTTCGAGTCGATCCACAATCACAGCGCGTATGCGCTGATCGAGCGCGACAAGCGGCAGGCCGCGTAA
- the tsaD gene encoding tRNA (adenosine(37)-N6)-threonylcarbamoyltransferase complex transferase subunit TsaD — translation MLVLGIESSCDETGLALYDTQRGLLAHALHSQIAMHRDYGGVVPELASRDHIRRALPLLEEVIAQSGTRREDIDAIAFTQGPGLAGALLVGASIANALALAWNKPTVGIHHLEGHLLSPLLVAEPPPFPFVALLVSGGHTQLMRVTDVGVYETLGETLDDAAGEAFDKTAKLIGLGYPGGPEVSKLAETGTPGAVVLPRPMLHSGDLDFSFSGLKTAVLTQMKKFEAAKLTGDALERAKADLARGFVDAAVDVLVAKSLAALKKTKLKRLVVAGGVGANRQLRAALSAAAVKRGFDVHYPDLALCTDNGAMIALAGALRLARWPEQANADYAFTVKPRWDLASLAR, via the coding sequence ATGCTCGTTCTCGGCATCGAAAGCTCCTGTGACGAAACCGGCCTCGCGCTCTACGACACGCAGCGCGGGCTGCTGGCGCACGCCCTCCATTCGCAGATCGCGATGCACCGCGACTACGGCGGCGTCGTGCCCGAGCTCGCGTCGCGCGACCACATCCGCCGCGCGCTGCCGCTGCTCGAGGAAGTCATCGCGCAAAGCGGCACGCGGCGCGAGGACATCGACGCGATCGCCTTCACACAGGGCCCGGGGCTGGCCGGCGCGCTGCTTGTCGGCGCGAGCATCGCGAACGCGCTCGCGCTCGCGTGGAACAAGCCGACCGTCGGCATCCACCATCTCGAAGGCCACCTGCTGTCGCCGCTGCTCGTCGCGGAGCCGCCGCCGTTTCCGTTCGTCGCGCTGCTCGTGTCGGGCGGCCATACGCAGCTGATGCGCGTGACCGACGTCGGCGTGTACGAAACGCTCGGCGAGACGCTCGACGACGCCGCCGGCGAAGCGTTCGACAAGACCGCGAAGCTGATCGGCCTCGGCTACCCGGGCGGCCCGGAAGTGTCGAAGCTGGCTGAAACCGGCACGCCGGGCGCCGTCGTGCTGCCGCGCCCGATGCTGCACTCCGGGGATCTCGACTTCAGCTTCAGCGGCCTGAAGACCGCCGTGCTGACGCAGATGAAGAAGTTCGAGGCCGCGAAACTGACCGGCGACGCGCTCGAGCGCGCGAAGGCGGACCTCGCGCGCGGTTTCGTCGACGCGGCCGTCGACGTGCTCGTCGCGAAGTCGCTGGCGGCGCTCAAGAAGACGAAGCTCAAGCGCCTCGTGGTCGCGGGCGGCGTCGGCGCGAACCGCCAGTTGCGCGCCGCGCTGTCGGCTGCCGCCGTGAAGCGCGGTTTCGACGTGCACTACCCGGATCTCGCGCTGTGCACCGACAACGGCGCGATGATCGCGCTCGCGGGCGCGCTGCGGCTCGCGCGCTGGCCCGAACAGGCGAACGCCGACTATGCGTTCACCGTGAAGCCGCGCTGGGATCTGGCGTCGCTCGCGCGCTGA